One Nocardioides oleivorans DNA segment encodes these proteins:
- the hppD gene encoding 4-hydroxyphenylpyruvate dioxygenase, protein MTTTDIASTGGALTVDEMKADLSLEQLQQLVGLVEYDAESDPFPVTGWDAICFVVGNATQAAHYYASAWGMELIAYSGPENGNRDHKSFVLKSGSIKFVLSGAVSPDSDLIAHHAKHGDGVVDIALEVPDVDQCIAQARQAGATVVREPEDVTDEHGTVRIAAIATYGETRHTLVQRTVDGVAYAGPYLPGYVAASPSWAKKDGQPKRIFQALDHIVGNVELGRMDEWVQFYNRVMGFVNMAEFIGDDIATDYSALMSKVVANGNHRVKFPLNEPAIAKKKSQIDEYLEFYNGPGAQHLAVATGDILASVDALRANGVEFLNTPDSYYEDDELRARIGQVRVPIEELQKRGILVDRDEDGYLLQIFTKPLGDRPTVFFELIERHGSLGFGKGNFKALFEAIEREQDARGNL, encoded by the coding sequence ATGACGACGACTGACATCGCCTCGACCGGTGGCGCCCTGACCGTGGACGAGATGAAGGCCGACCTCTCCCTCGAGCAGCTGCAGCAGCTCGTCGGGCTCGTCGAGTACGACGCCGAGTCCGACCCGTTCCCGGTCACCGGCTGGGACGCGATCTGCTTCGTGGTCGGCAACGCCACGCAGGCCGCCCACTACTACGCCTCGGCGTGGGGCATGGAGCTCATCGCCTACTCGGGCCCGGAGAACGGCAACCGCGACCACAAGTCGTTCGTCCTCAAGTCCGGCTCGATCAAGTTCGTCCTCAGCGGCGCCGTCTCGCCCGACAGCGACCTGATCGCGCACCACGCCAAGCACGGCGACGGCGTCGTCGACATCGCGCTCGAGGTGCCCGACGTCGACCAGTGCATCGCCCAGGCGCGCCAGGCCGGCGCGACCGTCGTGCGCGAGCCGGAGGACGTGACCGACGAGCACGGCACCGTCCGCATCGCCGCGATCGCGACCTACGGCGAGACCCGCCACACCCTCGTGCAGCGCACCGTCGACGGGGTGGCCTACGCCGGGCCCTACCTCCCCGGCTACGTCGCGGCGTCCCCCTCGTGGGCGAAGAAGGACGGCCAGCCGAAGCGGATCTTCCAGGCGCTCGACCACATCGTCGGCAACGTCGAGCTCGGCCGGATGGACGAGTGGGTGCAGTTCTACAACCGCGTCATGGGCTTCGTGAACATGGCCGAGTTCATCGGCGACGACATCGCCACCGACTACTCCGCGCTCATGTCGAAGGTCGTCGCCAACGGCAACCACCGCGTGAAGTTCCCGCTCAACGAGCCGGCGATCGCGAAGAAGAAGTCGCAGATCGACGAGTACCTCGAGTTCTACAACGGCCCCGGTGCCCAGCACCTCGCGGTCGCGACCGGCGACATCCTCGCCAGCGTCGACGCCCTGCGCGCCAACGGCGTGGAGTTCCTCAACACCCCCGACTCCTACTACGAGGACGACGAGCTGCGCGCGCGCATCGGCCAGGTCCGGGTGCCGATCGAGGAGCTGCAGAAGCGCGGCATCCTGGTCGACCGCGACGAGGACGGCTACCTCCTGCAGATCTTCACCAAGCCGCTGGGCGACCGGCCCACGGTCTTCTTCGAGCTCATCGAGCGCCACGGCTCCCTCGGCTTCGGCAAGGGCAACTTCAAGGCGCTCTTCGAGGCCATCGAGCGCGAGCAGGACGCCCGCGGCAACCTCTGA
- a CDS encoding helix-hairpin-helix domain-containing protein produces MMIRPAELASIKAGTIDLAFRRWARPRVVVGTRMRTSVGVIEVTSVEQVSVSSLRADDARRAGAASLAALKQGLAARPEDPAWRIGVAYAGPDPREALRSAVPTADELATILARLDRLDASSASGAWTRETLDLIDLNPTVRAPDLAAQVGRETPDFKKDVRKLKELGLTESLAIGYLLSPRGEAVVDAGLPEPRLRTPREQGTQLPRSIGAPATRALREAGVTTLEQVAAYSTEELAAMHGVGPIAIARLREALAEL; encoded by the coding sequence ATGATGATCCGACCGGCCGAGCTGGCCTCGATCAAGGCGGGCACCATCGACCTGGCGTTCCGCCGGTGGGCCAGGCCGCGGGTGGTCGTCGGGACCCGGATGCGGACGTCCGTCGGCGTCATCGAGGTCACGAGCGTCGAGCAGGTGAGCGTCAGCAGCCTCAGGGCCGACGACGCGCGCCGCGCGGGCGCCGCCTCGCTGGCGGCGTTGAAGCAGGGTCTCGCGGCGCGGCCGGAGGACCCGGCGTGGCGCATCGGAGTGGCGTACGCCGGACCCGACCCGCGCGAGGCCCTGCGGTCCGCCGTGCCGACGGCCGACGAGCTCGCCACCATCCTCGCCCGGCTGGACCGTCTCGACGCGTCGTCGGCCTCCGGTGCCTGGACGCGCGAGACCCTCGACCTGATCGACCTCAACCCCACGGTCCGCGCTCCCGACCTGGCGGCTCAGGTGGGCCGGGAGACCCCGGACTTCAAGAAGGACGTGCGCAAGCTCAAGGAGCTGGGGCTCACCGAGTCGCTGGCGATCGGCTACCTGCTGTCGCCGCGGGGTGAGGCCGTCGTCGACGCGGGCCTTCCCGAGCCGCGGCTCCGCACACCGCGTGAGCAGGGCACCCAGCTGCCCCGCTCGATCGGAGCGCCTGCGACCCGAGCCCTCCGCGAGGCCGGCGTGACCACGCTCGAGCAGGTGGCGGCGTACTCCACCGAGGAGCTCGCCGCCATGCACGGAGTCGGGCCGATCGCGATCGCCCGACTCCGTGAGGCGCTGGCCGAGCTGTAG
- a CDS encoding MarR family winged helix-turn-helix transcriptional regulator, with protein MTDSLPALASDLVVLAARLTRAVRRELEHPAGTRALSLLDELGPVGVTALAAADRCSQPTMTGTVKTLLEQGLVDREPHPTDGRAHVVVLTGSGRAELARIRRANAELVMARLAETHHTAEEVATTVAVLRDVLDLTSSPELQEDTTP; from the coding sequence GTGACCGACTCCCTGCCCGCGCTCGCCAGTGACCTCGTCGTGCTGGCCGCCCGGTTGACCCGCGCCGTGCGGCGCGAGCTCGAGCACCCTGCGGGGACGCGTGCCCTCTCGCTGCTCGACGAGCTCGGTCCGGTCGGCGTGACCGCCCTCGCGGCGGCCGACCGGTGCAGCCAGCCGACGATGACCGGCACCGTCAAGACGCTGCTCGAGCAGGGTCTCGTCGACCGCGAGCCGCACCCGACCGACGGTCGAGCGCACGTCGTCGTGCTCACCGGCTCCGGCCGGGCCGAGCTCGCGCGCATCCGCCGGGCCAACGCCGAGCTCGTCATGGCCCGGCTGGCCGAGACCCACCACACCGCCGAGGAGGTCGCGACCACCGTCGCGGTGCTCCGGGACGTCCTCGACCTGACCAGCAGCCCAGAGCTGCAGGAGGACACCACCCCGTGA
- a CDS encoding MFS transporter, with translation MSSPSTSTTTPDTPATGTGSILQQPRAVWAVAFACVIAFMGIGLVDPILKEIAAKLDATPSQVSLLFTSYMAVMGVSMLVTGVVSSRIGPKRTLLAGLALIIVSAGLAGMSGSVGAVIGFRAGWGLGNALFVATALATIVSASAGPVGQAIILFEAALGLGIASGPLIGGLLGGISWRGPFFGVSVLMAVALVATAIFLPSTPPTGRPTSLLDPFRALRHRALLLLALVAIFYNLGFFTLMAAGPFALPSYSIMGIGWTFFGWGLLLAFTSVWLAPRLQRRFGTLPTLTAVLALFALDLAVMALGADHEPVVTAGIIAAGAFLGVTNTLVTEAVMGAAPVERPIASAAYSFVRFTGGAVGPFVALKLAEKIDLHAPFWFGAAAVAVGVVIVAAGSRTISDALGASPAEHGVTEAESELVGDLA, from the coding sequence GTGAGCAGCCCATCCACCAGCACCACCACTCCGGACACCCCGGCCACCGGGACCGGCTCGATCCTCCAGCAGCCTCGCGCCGTCTGGGCCGTCGCCTTCGCCTGCGTCATCGCCTTCATGGGCATCGGCCTGGTCGACCCGATCCTCAAGGAGATCGCGGCCAAGCTCGACGCCACCCCGAGCCAGGTCTCGCTGCTCTTCACCAGCTACATGGCCGTCATGGGCGTCTCGATGCTCGTCACCGGCGTCGTCTCCAGCCGGATCGGCCCGAAGCGCACGCTGCTGGCCGGCCTCGCGCTCATCATCGTCTCCGCCGGCCTGGCCGGGATGTCCGGCAGCGTCGGCGCGGTCATCGGCTTCCGCGCCGGGTGGGGCCTCGGCAACGCACTCTTCGTCGCCACCGCGCTGGCGACCATCGTCAGCGCCTCCGCCGGCCCCGTCGGCCAGGCGATCATCCTGTTCGAGGCCGCGCTCGGTCTCGGCATCGCCTCCGGACCGCTCATCGGCGGCCTGCTCGGCGGGATCTCGTGGCGCGGTCCGTTCTTCGGTGTCTCCGTGCTGATGGCCGTCGCGCTCGTGGCGACCGCGATCTTCCTGCCGTCGACTCCCCCGACCGGACGTCCGACCTCGCTGCTCGACCCGTTCCGCGCCCTGCGCCACCGCGCCCTGCTCCTGCTCGCCCTGGTCGCGATCTTCTACAACCTCGGCTTCTTCACCCTCATGGCGGCCGGCCCGTTCGCGCTGCCGTCGTACTCGATCATGGGCATCGGCTGGACGTTCTTCGGCTGGGGCCTGCTGCTGGCCTTCACCTCGGTGTGGCTCGCGCCCCGCCTGCAGCGCAGGTTCGGCACGCTCCCGACGCTGACCGCGGTGCTCGCCCTCTTCGCGCTCGACCTCGCGGTGATGGCGCTCGGCGCGGACCACGAGCCCGTCGTGACCGCCGGGATCATCGCCGCGGGCGCCTTCCTCGGCGTCACGAACACCCTCGTCACCGAGGCCGTCATGGGCGCTGCTCCCGTCGAGCGGCCGATCGCGTCGGCGGCGTACTCCTTCGTCCGCTTCACCGGCGGCGCCGTGGGTCCGTTCGTCGCCCTCAAGCTGGCGGAGAAGATCGACCTCCACGCCCCGTTCTGGTTCGGTGCGGCGGCCGTCGCCGTCGGTGTCGTGATCGTGGCGGCCGGCTCGCGCACGATCAGCGACGCCCTCGGCGCGAGCCCGGCCGAGCACGGCGTGACCGAGGCCGAGAGCGAGCTCGTCGGCGACCTCGCCTGA
- a CDS encoding LysE/ArgO family amino acid transporter translates to MFQVALTGLLTGLALIVAVGAQNAFLLRQGIRGEQVLPIVLTCLISDVVAISLGVAGLGVVLERWPGVLPIAQVLGGLYLIAFGVHAAMRAWKPGKLDAGEGSALTPGRAVLLTLALTWLNPHFYLDAVLMLGTVANSFGEDRWWFLAGTLTASVLWFFGLGFGARLLRGLFARPAAWRVLDSAIAVIMGALGIGLLAH, encoded by the coding sequence ATGTTCCAGGTCGCACTCACCGGTCTCCTCACCGGACTCGCTCTCATCGTCGCCGTCGGCGCCCAGAACGCCTTCCTCCTGCGTCAGGGCATCCGTGGCGAACAGGTCCTGCCGATCGTGCTGACCTGCCTGATCTCCGACGTCGTCGCGATCAGCCTCGGCGTCGCCGGCCTCGGCGTGGTCCTCGAACGCTGGCCCGGCGTCCTCCCGATCGCCCAGGTGCTCGGCGGCCTCTACCTGATCGCGTTCGGCGTGCACGCCGCGATGCGCGCGTGGAAGCCCGGCAAGCTCGACGCCGGCGAGGGCTCTGCCCTGACCCCGGGGCGCGCCGTCCTGCTGACCCTCGCCCTGACCTGGCTCAACCCGCACTTCTACCTCGACGCGGTCCTGATGCTCGGCACCGTCGCGAACAGCTTCGGCGAGGACCGCTGGTGGTTCCTGGCCGGCACCCTGACGGCGAGCGTGCTCTGGTTCTTCGGCCTCGGCTTCGGCGCCCGGCTCCTCCGGGGCCTGTTCGCCCGCCCCGCCGCCTGGCGCGTGCTGGACTCCGCGATCGCCGTGATCATGGGCGCGCTCGGGATCGGCCTGCTCGCCCACTGA
- a CDS encoding LysR family transcriptional regulator ArgP has product MKDLTQLDPVALRTLAVAVRLGTFESAARELHVTPSAVSQRIKALETRIGRVLLHRVKPLEPTEAGLVLVRLATQTELLEREAVSELVEEVDDDSTSYTSLPIAVNADALYGWFVDALAEVQTRHRVVFEVVREDHTRTAERLRRGEVMAAITGEPKPVPGCRVVRLGRLKYAAVATREFHARQFAEGVGAASLAEAPIVAFDRSDSLQHDFIRRVTRRHLAPPVTYLPSVREFDRAVRVGMGWGLLPESDVTDELARGDLVELVPGRRPEVPLYWQHWRLGSSLVADLTEAVVSAARDWMVA; this is encoded by the coding sequence ATGAAAGACCTCACTCAGCTGGACCCTGTGGCCCTGCGCACACTGGCGGTCGCCGTGCGTCTCGGCACCTTCGAGTCGGCGGCGCGCGAGCTCCACGTCACGCCGTCCGCGGTGAGCCAGCGGATCAAGGCGCTGGAGACCCGGATCGGCCGCGTGCTGCTCCACCGGGTGAAGCCCCTGGAGCCGACGGAGGCCGGCCTGGTGCTCGTCCGGCTCGCGACCCAGACCGAGCTGCTGGAGCGTGAGGCCGTCTCGGAGCTCGTGGAGGAGGTCGACGACGACTCGACGTCGTACACCTCCCTGCCGATCGCCGTGAACGCCGACGCCCTCTACGGCTGGTTCGTCGACGCGCTGGCCGAGGTGCAGACCCGGCACCGGGTCGTGTTCGAGGTCGTGCGCGAGGACCACACCCGCACGGCCGAGCGGCTGCGGCGCGGGGAGGTGATGGCGGCGATCACGGGGGAGCCGAAGCCGGTGCCCGGCTGCCGGGTGGTGCGGCTGGGTCGGCTCAAGTACGCCGCGGTGGCCACGCGCGAGTTCCACGCGCGCCAGTTCGCCGAGGGCGTCGGCGCGGCGAGCCTCGCCGAGGCACCGATCGTCGCCTTCGACCGCAGCGACTCCCTGCAGCACGACTTCATCCGCCGCGTCACCCGCCGCCACCTCGCGCCGCCGGTGACGTACCTCCCCTCGGTGCGGGAGTTCGACCGCGCCGTGCGGGTGGGGATGGGCTGGGGCCTGCTGCCGGAGTCGGACGTGACCGACGAGCTCGCGCGCGGCGACCTCGTCGAGCTCGTGCCCGGTCGGCGGCCCGAGGTTCCGCTCTACTGGCAGCACTGGCGGCTCGGCTCGTCCCTCGTGGCCGACCTGACCGAGGCCGTGGTCAGCGCTGCCCGCGACTGGATGGTTGCATGA